The DNA region AAATTTTTTTAAATATAAATATTTCGAGGACCATACAACAGGCTTCCATTTGGAAAATTTAATATTGTTTTCAGCTTTTACATAATCTGCATAAATTTCCAGAAGTTTTTCTAAAGGCATATTTTCTAAATAAATAAAGGATTCAATATTTGTAAAATCTTCAAAAATTTTATCAAAATAATCAAGATATCCGATAACTTCGTTGTTTTTAATAATGAAAAATGGGTGTGCAAATTTTGAAGTCAAAAATCCATATAAAGCATTTTTTTTACCTAAAAAATAATCAGAAACAATACTTTCCTTAATTAATTCTGAAAAGATATGATTACAACATTCTGACCTTTTCATATGAGATGTATAATATTTATCTGTATCAATAACTTTTGAACTTCCCGAACTTTGCCAGTTATTTATAAATAAAAATCTGTCGCCAATATCTCTAAAAATTTCAATTCGACCAGGTTTTCCCTTTATTTTTCCTCTAACAATAAATCCTTCGGGGATTTTTTCTATATAAAATCTAAGTATATAATTGTTATTTTTAATCTCTAAAAAATGATCGATATATTTTATATTAAATATATTCATAAAACCACCTATCCTTTTACTGACCCGGCTAAAAGACCTTTTATAAAATATTTTCCAAGTGCAATATATACAATAAGTGTTGGTAAGGCAGCAATTAAAGCACCTGCCATCTGTATGTTCCATTCAACAACCTGACTTCCTGCTAAGTTAACAAGAGCTACGGTTATAGGTTGCTTGGCAGGATTACTGGTAACTGTTACTGCAAATAGAAATTCATTCCATATATTTGTAAATTGCCAGATAGCAACGACAACAAAACCTGGTAGTGAGATTGGCAATAAAATTTTTGTATAAACATCATATAGGTTTGCACCATCAATAGAAGCGGCTTCTATTAATTCATCAGGGACTTCTTCATAATAATTTTTAAACATAAGTGTTGTGATTGGTATACCATAAATTACATGTATTATAATTAACGCAGGAATTGTGCCATATAGCCCAATTTTCTGAAAAAATTGTATTAAAGGAAATAAAACACTTTGATAAGGGATAAACATACCGAATAAGATAAGTGCAAAAATGAGATTTGAAAATTTAAATTTTAATTTAGAAAGAGCAAATCCATTTATAGACCCTAAAAAAGCTGATATAATTGTTGCCGGTATTGTTAAATAAAAACTATTTTTCATATTTGGAGCTAATTTCTTAAATGCACCAATAAATCCGTCAAAAGAAAAATGTTTTGGGAAATTCCACATAGTAGCGATGGAAATTTCACTTAATGGTTTAAAACTTGTTATTAAAGTGACATAAAATGGCGTAATAAAAAATAAAGATACTAATATCAATATTATATATGAAATAGATATTTTAATTTTTGTCATGAACTCACGCCCCTTCTAAGGGAATAATAAAGGTATGGAATAATAATTATTGCAACCATTAATAACATAATAACAGATATAGCAGAACCCATAGCATATTTATTAGATCTAAATGTCAATTCAAACATATAAATAGCTGGAACATCTGTGACATTATTTGGACCGCTACCTGTCATGGCATATATTAAATCGAAAATTTTTAAAGATACATGTCCTAGAACAATCATAGCACTTAATGTAATTGGTTTTAACAAAGGCATTTTTATTTTCCAGAATATATAATTTTCATTTGCTCCATCAACCCTTGCTGCTTCCAGTATTTCTTCTGGAATAGCTTTTAAACCTGCTAAATACATGGCCATAATATAACCGGACATTTGCCATATTGCTGCAATAATAACAGGTATTAAAGCAAAATTAAAGTGATAAATACTTTCGGAACTGGTATACCACAACCATTGCAAATTTTCTAATCCGAAAATTTTTAATAATAAATTTATTCCCTGCGGGTCTTTTGGAATATTTCCAGGAGCGAATATCCAGCTCCATACTGTTCCTGTAACAACAAAAGCTATAGCCATAGGAAATAAAAATAAATTTTGAAAAAATCTTGAACCTTTAATTCCTTTATCAATCATATTAGCCAGGAACAGTCCAAGACTTATGGAACCAAAAATAAAAAAGAGTGTAAAGTATAAAGTATTCCATAAATCTGTTTGAAAACGTTCATCCATAAAAATTCTTTGATAATTTCTAAATCCAACAAATTTATATATTCCCCTTAATAAACTACCAAAACTATTCCAATTGGAAAAAGACGTTCTTATTGTCAAAAAAATAAAATAATATACAAATATACCTATTAATATTAATGATGGAAGTATAATAAAAAAGCCAATTTTAGATTTTCTTCTTTGAATGCTCATATTTTCACCACCTTATTTTATAAAACCCGGTTCTAAGAACCGGGTTTTACATTATTACTCAGTTACATAACCTTCATCTTCAGCAGCCCACATTATATCTCTTAATGTATTGGAAATATTTTTCTTTACAAGGAATCTATTAAGAGCATCATTTAAACCTGTAACAAAACCTTCTGGAGCAGCAGACCCATGAATAATTGAAGGTACAACAGATACAGTAGCGAAATCATTCATTGACCATGTCAAATATACATCATATTTAGATTTATCTGCATCAATTCTTGCAGGGATAGATCCTTTTATAGGATTGAAAATATCCTGAGCTTCTTTTGTAGAGATGAATTTTAACCATTTTAATGCGTTTTCCCTATGAGGTGCATTTTTAGGTAACCCAAATGTATCAGAAATAAACATAAATGCATTAGATGTTCCAGGAAGAGCAAACCAACCAAAATCGACAC from Marinitoga sp. 1197 includes:
- a CDS encoding carbohydrate ABC transporter permease, which gives rise to MTKIKISISYIILILVSLFFITPFYVTLITSFKPLSEISIATMWNFPKHFSFDGFIGAFKKLAPNMKNSFYLTIPATIISAFLGSINGFALSKLKFKFSNLIFALILFGMFIPYQSVLFPLIQFFQKIGLYGTIPALIIIHVIYGIPITTLMFKNYYEEVPDELIEAASIDGANLYDVYTKILLPISLPGFVVVAIWQFTNIWNEFLFAVTVTSNPAKQPITVALVNLAGSQVVEWNIQMAGALIAALPTLIVYIALGKYFIKGLLAGSVKG
- a CDS encoding carbohydrate ABC transporter permease, encoding MSIQRRKSKIGFFIILPSLILIGIFVYYFIFLTIRTSFSNWNSFGSLLRGIYKFVGFRNYQRIFMDERFQTDLWNTLYFTLFFIFGSISLGLFLANMIDKGIKGSRFFQNLFLFPMAIAFVVTGTVWSWIFAPGNIPKDPQGINLLLKIFGLENLQWLWYTSSESIYHFNFALIPVIIAAIWQMSGYIMAMYLAGLKAIPEEILEAARVDGANENYIFWKIKMPLLKPITLSAMIVLGHVSLKIFDLIYAMTGSGPNNVTDVPAIYMFELTFRSNKYAMGSAISVIMLLMVAIIIIPYLYYSLRRGVSS